A region from the Lolium perenne isolate Kyuss_39 chromosome 4, Kyuss_2.0, whole genome shotgun sequence genome encodes:
- the LOC127292596 gene encoding uncharacterized protein isoform X3, whose product MSADAPPPPPATSSDPPPPPPDPDGPLSRGYLSLRQAGAASDDDDDPAPAPAPPDDSRCRAMMEVVRKDGADADAGGRWKVSKLVLDHNHALQASASAPAVPALGMEFDSVHDAKGCYYGYGDAAGFKARTGSNRRSAGTGAMIMQRFLCCRGNYSYRRGKSAKDLDAAKQLEDGAVGNEEGKAGACNKRGRKPGKKTAQAIEAEKVVVVATASTENAQGVPTSRMDLRRGRGKKDLAVADKDVDSVVKPLQANSQAADVAQDGAPDGGADGDNADGNAVEDETEKVAEVKEKRGRGRPRKAVAEGSALQACVSSDLSATAASQSTNVERKNLLNKYLEKRQSRPAAGRPAKIVSRQALAERRQRGDGGRFLASEGVQPSRQPSERRSKRLEKQNPKREEMPESKEDEIIEAEPDPETEVVAGPGGQPKVGMVFLNEDKAYEFYVSYGGTAGFNVRKGCSEKTSKNVRISRAYVCSKEGFRPKSFTAEPKKQRPETRTGCQAHMTVKITTSGKYVVTEYVADHNHDLEAPLVDIQIVRSHNLLAKLQQPPDPPKVVLIPDDYKNYIRTRRTKDMQLGDARAICEYLQRMKGENPSFFYSIQVDEEDQFTNVFWADVKSMMDYNYFGDVVCVDTRYSTSDYGRPLLLFIGVNHHKQPIIFGAAFIYDESVESFKWLFETFKSAMSGKQPKTVLTDRSTSVRDAVASAWPGTVHRCSLLHLYQNATKLLRDTFQCSETFAHDFSRSLYDYEEEVDFLSSWEILLEKYNLKDNEWLSKLYEDRERWALPYGRDIFCGAIAGTLRSDNTDAILADILKTEIDLPYFFNRYDRFLEEKRLAEQQADYLAVQMTQRVAPLRLLWQAANAYTPTLFEMFKSEFELILDCMVYNCGEIGPISEYEITVKNRPRAHFVRFDSSQYMVVCSCKKFENVGLPCCHVLKVLEIRNIKEIPPHYILKRWRKDAQSEPSKENCGSAVVDEDPKFSMSKRYNSLYRTLYKVAAKAAENVEAHTFMENQYDQLLEQVELVLQAKLHDKPSLSTILKSHQQNLLQNDTTNIEPQRASTKKKKNAEIRRRQQSPLESSKKKKGRQGPVELDDAELPLNVVVPPAVSNDIPSHIRIPTNQFLEPSHMMQAPYVTQQFGLNSLQGFAGMSPFGQMQEPSHVHLQQPHLQQPPFHSVPQMHEAPPPDIQSLQFLSSNTQLGHQTTDQGQYTIPVWDFL is encoded by the exons ATGTCCGccgacgcgccgccgccgccgcccgcgacCTCCTCCGATCCGCCCCCGCCCCCGCCGGACCCCGACGGGCCGCTCTCCCGCGGCTACCTCTCGCTCCGCCAGGCCGGCGCcgccagcgacgacgacgacgaccccgcgcccgcgcccgcgccgcccgacgacagcaggTGCAGGGCGATGATGGAGGTGGTGCGGAAGGACGGGGCCGACGCGGACGCGGGGGGCAGGTGGAAGGTCTCCAAGCTCGTGCTCGACCACAACCACGCCCTccaggcctccgcctccgcccccGCCGTGCCGGCCCTCGGGATGGAGTTCGACTCCGTGCACGACGCCAAGGGGTGCTACTACGGGTACGGCGACGCGGCCGGGTTCAAGGCGCGCACCGGCTCCAACCGCCGCTCGGCTGGCACGGGCGCCATGATCATGCAGCGGTTCCTCTGCTGCAGGGGCAACTACTCCTACAGGAGGGGCAAATCCGCCAAGGATCTGGATGCCGCGAAGCAGCTGGAGGATGGCGCTGTGGGAAATGAGGAGGGGAAGGCTGGTGCCTGCAATAAGAGGGGCCGCAAGCCTGGGAAGAAAACCGCGCAGGCGATCGAGGCGGAgaaggttgttgttgttgcgacaGCTTCCACGGAGAATGCGCAAGGGGTTCCTACTAGCAGGATGGATCTGCGGAGAGGTAGGGGTAAAAAGGATCTTGCAGTTGCAGACAAGGATGTCGACTCTGTCGTCAAACCGTTGCAAGCAAATAGTCAGGCGGCGGATGTTGCACAAGATGGTGCCCCTGATGGAGGTGCCGACGGCGACAATGCTGACGGTAATGCTGTTGAGGATGAAACTGAAAAGGTGGCGGAGGTGAAGGAGAAGAGAGGGAGGGGGAGGCCCAGAAAGGCTGTTGCAGAGGGCAGCGCCCTGCAGGCATGTGTCTCGAGCGACCTCAGTGCGACGGCGGCTTCGCAGTCCACTAACGTGGAAAGGAAGAACTTACTTAATAAGTATCTCGAGAAGCGACAGAGCAGACCTGCTGCAGGAAGGCCTGCCAAG ATTGTCTCCCGCCAAGCGTTGGCGGAAAGGCGTCAGCGTGGTGATGGAGGTCGATTTCTGGCAAGCGAAGGAGTGCAG CCTTCAAGGCAACCTTCAGAAAGGCGCTCCAAACGTCTTGAGAAGCAGAATCCTAAAAGAGAAGAGATG CCTGAGAGTAAAGAAGATGAAATAATTGAAGCAGAACCGGATCCAGAAACTGAAGTAGTTGCTGGGCCTGGAGGACAGCCGAAAGTTGGAATGGTTTTCCTGAATGAAGACAAGGCCTATGAGTTTTATGTCAGCTATGGGGGAACTGCAGGATTCAATGTCCGAAAAGGATGCTCCGAGAAAACATCAAAGAATGTTAGGATATCTCGGGCTTATGTGTGTTCTAAAGAGGGATTCCGCCCTAAAAGTTTTACTGCCGAGCCAAAGAAACAGCGACCAGAAACAAGAACTGGCTGCCAAGCACACATGACTGTTAAAATCACAACTAGCGGCAAATATGTAGTGACTGAGTATGTAGCTGATCATAATCATGATCTTGAAGCACCCTTGGTGGACATTCAGATTGTGAGATCACATAATTTATTAGCAAAGTtacagcagccgccggatccaccAAAAGTTGTTTTGATACCAGATGATTATAAAAATTACATTAGGACAAGGCGCACGAAAGATATGCAATTGGGTGATGCTCGGGCGATTTGTGAGTATTTACAGAGGATGAAAGGCGAGAATCCTTCTTTCTTTTATTCCATTCAGGTGGATGAAGAAGACCAATTCACAAATGTATTCTGGGCAGATGTTAAATCAATGATGGATTATAACTACTTCGGAGATGTAGTTTGTGTTGACACAAGGTATAGCACAAGTGATTACGGTAGGCCTCTATTGTTATTCATTGGAGTTAACCACCATAAGCAGCCAATCATATTTGGTGCGGCTTTTATTTATGATGAATCAGTTGAATCTTTCAAGTGGTTGTTTGAAACATTCAAATCTGCTATGAGCGGAAAGCAGCCAAAAACTGTTTTGACTGACCGCTCTACATCAGTAAGGGATGCAGTTGCTTCTGCTTGGCCAGGGACTGTCCACCGTTGCTCACTGTTGCATTTGTATCAAAATGCTACCAAGCTATTAAGGGATACATTCCAATGCTCTGAGACTTTTGCCCATGATTTTAGTAGGTCTTTGTATGACTATGAGGAGGAAGTGGACTTCTTATCAAGCTGGGAAATCCTCTTAGAGAAATACAATCTGAAGGATAATGAGTGGCTAAGTAAATTGTATGAGGATAGAGAAAGATGGGCTTTGCCTTATGGGCGTGATATATTCTGCGGGGCTATTGCAGGCACACTTCGAAGTGATAACACGGATGCCATCCTTGCAGATATTCTTAAAACAGAAATTGATCTTCCGTACTTCTTTAACAGATATGATAGATTTTTGGAGGAGAAACGTCTAGCTGAACAACAAGCTGACTACCTTGCTGTCCAAATGACACAGAGGGTAGCACCTCTGCGATTACTTTGGCAAGCTGCTAATGCATATACTCCTACACTGTTTGAGATGTTCAAGTCAGAATTTGAATTGATCTTGGATTGCATGGTCTATAACTGTGGTGAAATTGGACCCATATCTGAGTATGAGATAACTGTCAAAAACAGGCCTCGGGCTCATTTTGTTAGATTTGACTCGTCACAATATATGGTTGTTTGTAGCTGCAAGAAGTTTGAAAATGTAGGTCTTCCATGTTGCCATGTACTGAAAGTTCTTGAGATCAGAAATATTAAAGAAATTCCACCACACTATATTTTGAAAAGATGGCGAAAGGATGCTCAGAGTGAACCTTCAAAGGAGAATTGTGGTTCTGCTGTTGTGGATGAAGATCCCAAGTTCTCCATGTCTAAAAGGTACAACTCACTGTATCGAACTTTATATAAAGTTGCAGCAAAGGCTGCAGAAAATGTTGAAGCTCATACATTTATGGAGAACCAATATGATCAGCTCCTGGAGCAAGTCGAGCTTGTTTTGCAAGCAAAGCTGCATGATAAACCTTCCTTAAGCACTATCCTGAAAAGTCACCAGCAAAATTTGCTTCAGAACGATACCACCAACATTGAACCTCAAAGAGCAAgtactaagaaaaagaaaaatgcaGAAATTCGTCGCCGGCAGCAAAGTCCTCTTGAATCAAGTAAGAAGAAAAAGGGTAGACAAG GTCCAGTGGAGCTCGATGAtgctgaactcccacttaatgtgGTTGTTCCTCCTGCAGTATCGAATGACATTCCAAGTCACATTAGGATTCCAACCAACCAGTTTCTTGAACCAAGCCATATGATGCAG GCACCTTATGTTACACAGCAGTTCGGCCTTAATTCTCTTCAAGGATTTGCTGGCATGTCACCGTTTGGTCAG ATGCAGGAACCATCACATGTTCACCTTCAGCAACCTCATCTACAACAACCACCCTTTCATAGTGTTCCTCAAATGCACGAG GCTCCCCCTCCAGATATTCAGTCATTGCAGTTCCTTAGTAGCAATACTCAGCTGGGCCACCAGACAACGGATCAAGGCCAGTACACCATCCCAGTCTGGGATTTCCTGTGA
- the LOC127292596 gene encoding uncharacterized protein isoform X4, with the protein MSADAPPPPPATSSDPPPPPPDPDGPLSRGYLSLRQAGAASDDDDDPAPAPAPPDDSRCRAMMEVVRKDGADADAGGRWKVSKLVLDHNHALQASASAPAVPALGMEFDSVHDAKGCYYGYGDAAGFKARTGSNRRSAGTGAMIMQRFLCCRGNYSYRRGKSAKDLDAAKQLEDGAVGNEEGKAGACNKRGRKPGKKTAQAIEAEKVVVVATASTENAQGVPTSRMDLRRGRGKKDLAVADKDVDSVVKPLQANSQAADVAQDGAPDGGADGDNADGNAVEDETEKVAEVKEKRGRGRPRKAVAEGSALQACVSSDLSATAASQSTNVERKNLLNKYLEKRQSRPAAGRPAKIVSRQALAERRQRGDGGRFLASEGVQPSRQPSERRSKRLEKQNPKREEMPESKEDEIIEAEPDPETEVVAGPGGQPKVGMVFLNEDKAYEFYVSYGGTAGFNVRKGCSEKTSKNVRISRAYVCSKEGFRPKSFTAEPKKQRPETRTGCQAHMTVKITTSGKYVVTEYVADHNHDLEAPLVDIQIVRSHNLLAKLQQPPDPPKVVLIPDDYKNYIRTRRTKDMQLGDARAICEYLQRMKGENPSFFYSIQVDEEDQFTNVFWADVKSMMDYNYFGDVVCVDTRYSTSDYGRPLLLFIGVNHHKQPIIFGAAFIYDESVESFKWLFETFKSAMSGKQPKTVLTDRSTSVRDAVASAWPGTVHRCSLLHLYQNATKLLRDTFQCSETFAHDFSRSLYDYEEEVDFLSSWEILLEKYNLKDNEWLSKLYEDRERWALPYGRDIFCGAIAGTLRSDNTDAILADILKTEIDLPYFFNRYDRFLEEKRLAEQQADYLAVQMTQRVAPLRLLWQAANAYTPTLFEMFKSEFELILDCMVYNCGEIGPISEYEITVKNRPRAHFVRFDSSQYMVVCSCKKFENVGLPCCHVLKVLEIRNIKEIPPHYILKRWRKDAQSEPSKENCGSAVVDEDPKFSMSKRYNSLYRTLYKVAAKAAENVEAHTFMENQYDQLLEQVELVLQAKLHDKPSLSTILKSHQQNLLQNDTTNIEPQRASTKKKKNAEIRRRQQSPLESSKKKKGRQGPVELDDAELPLNVVVPPAVSNDIPSHIRIPTNQFLEPSHMMQAPYVTQQFGLNSLQGFAGMSPFGQEPSHVHLQQPHLQQPPFHSVPQMHEAPPPDIQSLQFLSSNTQLGHQTTDQGQYTIPVWDFL; encoded by the exons ATGTCCGccgacgcgccgccgccgccgcccgcgacCTCCTCCGATCCGCCCCCGCCCCCGCCGGACCCCGACGGGCCGCTCTCCCGCGGCTACCTCTCGCTCCGCCAGGCCGGCGCcgccagcgacgacgacgacgaccccgcgcccgcgcccgcgccgcccgacgacagcaggTGCAGGGCGATGATGGAGGTGGTGCGGAAGGACGGGGCCGACGCGGACGCGGGGGGCAGGTGGAAGGTCTCCAAGCTCGTGCTCGACCACAACCACGCCCTccaggcctccgcctccgcccccGCCGTGCCGGCCCTCGGGATGGAGTTCGACTCCGTGCACGACGCCAAGGGGTGCTACTACGGGTACGGCGACGCGGCCGGGTTCAAGGCGCGCACCGGCTCCAACCGCCGCTCGGCTGGCACGGGCGCCATGATCATGCAGCGGTTCCTCTGCTGCAGGGGCAACTACTCCTACAGGAGGGGCAAATCCGCCAAGGATCTGGATGCCGCGAAGCAGCTGGAGGATGGCGCTGTGGGAAATGAGGAGGGGAAGGCTGGTGCCTGCAATAAGAGGGGCCGCAAGCCTGGGAAGAAAACCGCGCAGGCGATCGAGGCGGAgaaggttgttgttgttgcgacaGCTTCCACGGAGAATGCGCAAGGGGTTCCTACTAGCAGGATGGATCTGCGGAGAGGTAGGGGTAAAAAGGATCTTGCAGTTGCAGACAAGGATGTCGACTCTGTCGTCAAACCGTTGCAAGCAAATAGTCAGGCGGCGGATGTTGCACAAGATGGTGCCCCTGATGGAGGTGCCGACGGCGACAATGCTGACGGTAATGCTGTTGAGGATGAAACTGAAAAGGTGGCGGAGGTGAAGGAGAAGAGAGGGAGGGGGAGGCCCAGAAAGGCTGTTGCAGAGGGCAGCGCCCTGCAGGCATGTGTCTCGAGCGACCTCAGTGCGACGGCGGCTTCGCAGTCCACTAACGTGGAAAGGAAGAACTTACTTAATAAGTATCTCGAGAAGCGACAGAGCAGACCTGCTGCAGGAAGGCCTGCCAAG ATTGTCTCCCGCCAAGCGTTGGCGGAAAGGCGTCAGCGTGGTGATGGAGGTCGATTTCTGGCAAGCGAAGGAGTGCAG CCTTCAAGGCAACCTTCAGAAAGGCGCTCCAAACGTCTTGAGAAGCAGAATCCTAAAAGAGAAGAGATG CCTGAGAGTAAAGAAGATGAAATAATTGAAGCAGAACCGGATCCAGAAACTGAAGTAGTTGCTGGGCCTGGAGGACAGCCGAAAGTTGGAATGGTTTTCCTGAATGAAGACAAGGCCTATGAGTTTTATGTCAGCTATGGGGGAACTGCAGGATTCAATGTCCGAAAAGGATGCTCCGAGAAAACATCAAAGAATGTTAGGATATCTCGGGCTTATGTGTGTTCTAAAGAGGGATTCCGCCCTAAAAGTTTTACTGCCGAGCCAAAGAAACAGCGACCAGAAACAAGAACTGGCTGCCAAGCACACATGACTGTTAAAATCACAACTAGCGGCAAATATGTAGTGACTGAGTATGTAGCTGATCATAATCATGATCTTGAAGCACCCTTGGTGGACATTCAGATTGTGAGATCACATAATTTATTAGCAAAGTtacagcagccgccggatccaccAAAAGTTGTTTTGATACCAGATGATTATAAAAATTACATTAGGACAAGGCGCACGAAAGATATGCAATTGGGTGATGCTCGGGCGATTTGTGAGTATTTACAGAGGATGAAAGGCGAGAATCCTTCTTTCTTTTATTCCATTCAGGTGGATGAAGAAGACCAATTCACAAATGTATTCTGGGCAGATGTTAAATCAATGATGGATTATAACTACTTCGGAGATGTAGTTTGTGTTGACACAAGGTATAGCACAAGTGATTACGGTAGGCCTCTATTGTTATTCATTGGAGTTAACCACCATAAGCAGCCAATCATATTTGGTGCGGCTTTTATTTATGATGAATCAGTTGAATCTTTCAAGTGGTTGTTTGAAACATTCAAATCTGCTATGAGCGGAAAGCAGCCAAAAACTGTTTTGACTGACCGCTCTACATCAGTAAGGGATGCAGTTGCTTCTGCTTGGCCAGGGACTGTCCACCGTTGCTCACTGTTGCATTTGTATCAAAATGCTACCAAGCTATTAAGGGATACATTCCAATGCTCTGAGACTTTTGCCCATGATTTTAGTAGGTCTTTGTATGACTATGAGGAGGAAGTGGACTTCTTATCAAGCTGGGAAATCCTCTTAGAGAAATACAATCTGAAGGATAATGAGTGGCTAAGTAAATTGTATGAGGATAGAGAAAGATGGGCTTTGCCTTATGGGCGTGATATATTCTGCGGGGCTATTGCAGGCACACTTCGAAGTGATAACACGGATGCCATCCTTGCAGATATTCTTAAAACAGAAATTGATCTTCCGTACTTCTTTAACAGATATGATAGATTTTTGGAGGAGAAACGTCTAGCTGAACAACAAGCTGACTACCTTGCTGTCCAAATGACACAGAGGGTAGCACCTCTGCGATTACTTTGGCAAGCTGCTAATGCATATACTCCTACACTGTTTGAGATGTTCAAGTCAGAATTTGAATTGATCTTGGATTGCATGGTCTATAACTGTGGTGAAATTGGACCCATATCTGAGTATGAGATAACTGTCAAAAACAGGCCTCGGGCTCATTTTGTTAGATTTGACTCGTCACAATATATGGTTGTTTGTAGCTGCAAGAAGTTTGAAAATGTAGGTCTTCCATGTTGCCATGTACTGAAAGTTCTTGAGATCAGAAATATTAAAGAAATTCCACCACACTATATTTTGAAAAGATGGCGAAAGGATGCTCAGAGTGAACCTTCAAAGGAGAATTGTGGTTCTGCTGTTGTGGATGAAGATCCCAAGTTCTCCATGTCTAAAAGGTACAACTCACTGTATCGAACTTTATATAAAGTTGCAGCAAAGGCTGCAGAAAATGTTGAAGCTCATACATTTATGGAGAACCAATATGATCAGCTCCTGGAGCAAGTCGAGCTTGTTTTGCAAGCAAAGCTGCATGATAAACCTTCCTTAAGCACTATCCTGAAAAGTCACCAGCAAAATTTGCTTCAGAACGATACCACCAACATTGAACCTCAAAGAGCAAgtactaagaaaaagaaaaatgcaGAAATTCGTCGCCGGCAGCAAAGTCCTCTTGAATCAAGTAAGAAGAAAAAGGGTAGACAAG GTCCAGTGGAGCTCGATGAtgctgaactcccacttaatgtgGTTGTTCCTCCTGCAGTATCGAATGACATTCCAAGTCACATTAGGATTCCAACCAACCAGTTTCTTGAACCAAGCCATATGATGCAG GCACCTTATGTTACACAGCAGTTCGGCCTTAATTCTCTTCAAGGATTTGCTGGCATGTCACCGTTTGGTCAG GAACCATCACATGTTCACCTTCAGCAACCTCATCTACAACAACCACCCTTTCATAGTGTTCCTCAAATGCACGAG GCTCCCCCTCCAGATATTCAGTCATTGCAGTTCCTTAGTAGCAATACTCAGCTGGGCCACCAGACAACGGATCAAGGCCAGTACACCATCCCAGTCTGGGATTTCCTGTGA
- the LOC127292596 gene encoding uncharacterized protein isoform X1: MSADAPPPPPATSSDPPPPPPDPDGPLSRGYLSLRQAGAASDDDDDPAPAPAPPDDSRCRAMMEVVRKDGADADAGGRWKVSKLVLDHNHALQASASAPAVPALGMEFDSVHDAKGCYYGYGDAAGFKARTGSNRRSAGTGAMIMQRFLCCRGNYSYRRGKSAKDLDAAKQLEDGAVGNEEGKAGACNKRGRKPGKKTAQAIEAEKVVVVATASTENAQGVPTSRMDLRRGRGKKDLAVADKDVDSVVKPLQANSQAADVAQDGAPDGGADGDNADGNAVEDETEKVAEVKEKRGRGRPRKAVAEGSALQACVSSDLSATAASQSTNVERKNLLNKYLEKRQSRPAAGRPAKIVSRQALAERRQRGDGGRFLASEGVQPSRQPSERRSKRLEKQNPKREEMPESKEDEIIEAEPDPETEVVAGPGGQPKVGMVFLNEDKAYEFYVSYGGTAGFNVRKGCSEKTSKNVRISRAYVCSKEGFRPKSFTAEPKKQRPETRTGCQAHMTVKITTSGKYVVTEYVADHNHDLEAPLVDIQIVRSHNLLAKLQQPPDPPKVVLIPDDYKNYIRTRRTKDMQLGDARAICEYLQRMKGENPSFFYSIQVDEEDQFTNVFWADVKSMMDYNYFGDVVCVDTRYSTSDYGRPLLLFIGVNHHKQPIIFGAAFIYDESVESFKWLFETFKSAMSGKQPKTVLTDRSTSVRDAVASAWPGTVHRCSLLHLYQNATKLLRDTFQCSETFAHDFSRSLYDYEEEVDFLSSWEILLEKYNLKDNEWLSKLYEDRERWALPYGRDIFCGAIAGTLRSDNTDAILADILKTEIDLPYFFNRYDRFLEEKRLAEQQADYLAVQMTQRVAPLRLLWQAANAYTPTLFEMFKSEFELILDCMVYNCGEIGPISEYEITVKNRPRAHFVRFDSSQYMVVCSCKKFENVGLPCCHVLKVLEIRNIKEIPPHYILKRWRKDAQSEPSKENCGSAVVDEDPKFSMSKRYNSLYRTLYKVAAKAAENVEAHTFMENQYDQLLEQVELVLQAKLHDKPSLSTILKSHQQNLLQNDTTNIEPQRASTKKKKNAEIRRRQQSPLESSKKKKGRQGPVELDDAELPLNVVVPPAVSNDIPSHIRIPTNQFLEPSHMMQLCQNRHLMLHSSSALILFKDLLACHRLVRCRNHHMFTFSNLIYNNHPFIVFLKCTRLPLQIFSHCSSLVAILSWATRQRIKASTPSQSGISCDVACVHARM; encoded by the exons ATGTCCGccgacgcgccgccgccgccgcccgcgacCTCCTCCGATCCGCCCCCGCCCCCGCCGGACCCCGACGGGCCGCTCTCCCGCGGCTACCTCTCGCTCCGCCAGGCCGGCGCcgccagcgacgacgacgacgaccccgcgcccgcgcccgcgccgcccgacgacagcaggTGCAGGGCGATGATGGAGGTGGTGCGGAAGGACGGGGCCGACGCGGACGCGGGGGGCAGGTGGAAGGTCTCCAAGCTCGTGCTCGACCACAACCACGCCCTccaggcctccgcctccgcccccGCCGTGCCGGCCCTCGGGATGGAGTTCGACTCCGTGCACGACGCCAAGGGGTGCTACTACGGGTACGGCGACGCGGCCGGGTTCAAGGCGCGCACCGGCTCCAACCGCCGCTCGGCTGGCACGGGCGCCATGATCATGCAGCGGTTCCTCTGCTGCAGGGGCAACTACTCCTACAGGAGGGGCAAATCCGCCAAGGATCTGGATGCCGCGAAGCAGCTGGAGGATGGCGCTGTGGGAAATGAGGAGGGGAAGGCTGGTGCCTGCAATAAGAGGGGCCGCAAGCCTGGGAAGAAAACCGCGCAGGCGATCGAGGCGGAgaaggttgttgttgttgcgacaGCTTCCACGGAGAATGCGCAAGGGGTTCCTACTAGCAGGATGGATCTGCGGAGAGGTAGGGGTAAAAAGGATCTTGCAGTTGCAGACAAGGATGTCGACTCTGTCGTCAAACCGTTGCAAGCAAATAGTCAGGCGGCGGATGTTGCACAAGATGGTGCCCCTGATGGAGGTGCCGACGGCGACAATGCTGACGGTAATGCTGTTGAGGATGAAACTGAAAAGGTGGCGGAGGTGAAGGAGAAGAGAGGGAGGGGGAGGCCCAGAAAGGCTGTTGCAGAGGGCAGCGCCCTGCAGGCATGTGTCTCGAGCGACCTCAGTGCGACGGCGGCTTCGCAGTCCACTAACGTGGAAAGGAAGAACTTACTTAATAAGTATCTCGAGAAGCGACAGAGCAGACCTGCTGCAGGAAGGCCTGCCAAG ATTGTCTCCCGCCAAGCGTTGGCGGAAAGGCGTCAGCGTGGTGATGGAGGTCGATTTCTGGCAAGCGAAGGAGTGCAG CCTTCAAGGCAACCTTCAGAAAGGCGCTCCAAACGTCTTGAGAAGCAGAATCCTAAAAGAGAAGAGATG CCTGAGAGTAAAGAAGATGAAATAATTGAAGCAGAACCGGATCCAGAAACTGAAGTAGTTGCTGGGCCTGGAGGACAGCCGAAAGTTGGAATGGTTTTCCTGAATGAAGACAAGGCCTATGAGTTTTATGTCAGCTATGGGGGAACTGCAGGATTCAATGTCCGAAAAGGATGCTCCGAGAAAACATCAAAGAATGTTAGGATATCTCGGGCTTATGTGTGTTCTAAAGAGGGATTCCGCCCTAAAAGTTTTACTGCCGAGCCAAAGAAACAGCGACCAGAAACAAGAACTGGCTGCCAAGCACACATGACTGTTAAAATCACAACTAGCGGCAAATATGTAGTGACTGAGTATGTAGCTGATCATAATCATGATCTTGAAGCACCCTTGGTGGACATTCAGATTGTGAGATCACATAATTTATTAGCAAAGTtacagcagccgccggatccaccAAAAGTTGTTTTGATACCAGATGATTATAAAAATTACATTAGGACAAGGCGCACGAAAGATATGCAATTGGGTGATGCTCGGGCGATTTGTGAGTATTTACAGAGGATGAAAGGCGAGAATCCTTCTTTCTTTTATTCCATTCAGGTGGATGAAGAAGACCAATTCACAAATGTATTCTGGGCAGATGTTAAATCAATGATGGATTATAACTACTTCGGAGATGTAGTTTGTGTTGACACAAGGTATAGCACAAGTGATTACGGTAGGCCTCTATTGTTATTCATTGGAGTTAACCACCATAAGCAGCCAATCATATTTGGTGCGGCTTTTATTTATGATGAATCAGTTGAATCTTTCAAGTGGTTGTTTGAAACATTCAAATCTGCTATGAGCGGAAAGCAGCCAAAAACTGTTTTGACTGACCGCTCTACATCAGTAAGGGATGCAGTTGCTTCTGCTTGGCCAGGGACTGTCCACCGTTGCTCACTGTTGCATTTGTATCAAAATGCTACCAAGCTATTAAGGGATACATTCCAATGCTCTGAGACTTTTGCCCATGATTTTAGTAGGTCTTTGTATGACTATGAGGAGGAAGTGGACTTCTTATCAAGCTGGGAAATCCTCTTAGAGAAATACAATCTGAAGGATAATGAGTGGCTAAGTAAATTGTATGAGGATAGAGAAAGATGGGCTTTGCCTTATGGGCGTGATATATTCTGCGGGGCTATTGCAGGCACACTTCGAAGTGATAACACGGATGCCATCCTTGCAGATATTCTTAAAACAGAAATTGATCTTCCGTACTTCTTTAACAGATATGATAGATTTTTGGAGGAGAAACGTCTAGCTGAACAACAAGCTGACTACCTTGCTGTCCAAATGACACAGAGGGTAGCACCTCTGCGATTACTTTGGCAAGCTGCTAATGCATATACTCCTACACTGTTTGAGATGTTCAAGTCAGAATTTGAATTGATCTTGGATTGCATGGTCTATAACTGTGGTGAAATTGGACCCATATCTGAGTATGAGATAACTGTCAAAAACAGGCCTCGGGCTCATTTTGTTAGATTTGACTCGTCACAATATATGGTTGTTTGTAGCTGCAAGAAGTTTGAAAATGTAGGTCTTCCATGTTGCCATGTACTGAAAGTTCTTGAGATCAGAAATATTAAAGAAATTCCACCACACTATATTTTGAAAAGATGGCGAAAGGATGCTCAGAGTGAACCTTCAAAGGAGAATTGTGGTTCTGCTGTTGTGGATGAAGATCCCAAGTTCTCCATGTCTAAAAGGTACAACTCACTGTATCGAACTTTATATAAAGTTGCAGCAAAGGCTGCAGAAAATGTTGAAGCTCATACATTTATGGAGAACCAATATGATCAGCTCCTGGAGCAAGTCGAGCTTGTTTTGCAAGCAAAGCTGCATGATAAACCTTCCTTAAGCACTATCCTGAAAAGTCACCAGCAAAATTTGCTTCAGAACGATACCACCAACATTGAACCTCAAAGAGCAAgtactaagaaaaagaaaaatgcaGAAATTCGTCGCCGGCAGCAAAGTCCTCTTGAATCAAGTAAGAAGAAAAAGGGTAGACAAG GTCCAGTGGAGCTCGATGAtgctgaactcccacttaatgtgGTTGTTCCTCCTGCAGTATCGAATGACATTCCAAGTCACATTAGGATTCCAACCAACCAGTTTCTTGAACCAAGCCATATGATGCAG CTTTGTCAAAACAGGCACCTTATGTTACACAGCAGTTCGGCCTTAATTCTCTTCAAGGATTTGCTGGCATGTCACCGTTTGGTCAG ATGCAGGAACCATCACATGTTCACCTTCAGCAACCTCATCTACAACAACCACCCTTTCATAGTGTTCCTCAAATGCACGAG GCTCCCCCTCCAGATATTCAGTCATTGCAGTTCCTTAGTAGCAATACTCAGCTGGGCCACCAGACAACGGATCAAGGCCAGTACACCATCCCAGTCTGGGATTTCCTGTGATGTAGCATGTGTTCATGCCAGAATGTAG